The Novipirellula galeiformis genome contains a region encoding:
- a CDS encoding DUF262 domain-containing protein gives MSNRRPRHNFQTIAWFWDLYKRDRLDLNPPYQRRSVWNQEFKDYFIDTVLLGNPTAAIFLYEEFSLTGDVTYRLVDGKQRLTTIFEFLDGEFPVGDKALISSLRGKNWEQLDIEVKKNFWAYEFLVEYLPDTEETVINDIFDRINRNVAKLSFQELRHAKYDGDFISSAEKLSKWMTQSDQREPGKLPPGFPNLQERSRRQMKDVEVVAQMLLFLEEGVKSYSQADLDKAFSDRDEAWDSRSNIEDRFRATVSKIAEVVAVGEYDLHKTRLKNQADFYSLFAAMSDPTVNEIPVADIANRLAAFIALVENAETRDQDAVATAYFDAARSASNDVGPRNKRIKIIAAKIRNQEPELE, from the coding sequence ATGTCCAATCGACGACCTAGGCATAATTTCCAAACAATCGCATGGTTTTGGGACCTGTACAAGCGGGACCGGCTTGACCTCAATCCGCCCTACCAGAGAAGAAGTGTTTGGAACCAAGAATTCAAAGACTACTTCATTGACACCGTTCTTTTGGGTAATCCAACTGCCGCCATTTTTCTATATGAAGAATTCTCATTAACAGGTGATGTCACCTACAGGTTGGTTGATGGGAAGCAGCGACTTACGACAATTTTTGAGTTTTTAGACGGTGAGTTTCCAGTCGGCGATAAAGCACTGATTTCAAGTTTGCGAGGGAAAAACTGGGAGCAGCTGGACATCGAAGTAAAAAAGAATTTTTGGGCTTATGAATTCCTTGTCGAATACCTGCCAGATACGGAGGAGACCGTCATAAACGACATCTTCGATCGAATCAATCGAAATGTCGCGAAGCTGTCTTTCCAAGAATTGCGTCACGCGAAATACGACGGTGATTTTATTTCATCAGCTGAAAAGTTATCTAAGTGGATGACGCAGTCGGACCAGCGGGAGCCAGGCAAGCTGCCGCCAGGCTTTCCAAACCTTCAGGAACGATCCAGACGACAAATGAAGGATGTTGAGGTAGTTGCTCAAATGTTGCTTTTCCTTGAGGAAGGCGTTAAAAGCTATTCGCAGGCAGACTTGGACAAGGCTTTTAGTGATCGAGATGAGGCATGGGATTCAAGATCGAATATTGAAGATCGATTCAGGGCTACCGTATCCAAGATTGCGGAAGTTGTTGCAGTCGGCGAATACGATTTGCACAAGACGCGATTAAAAAACCAGGCGGACTTTTATTCGTTGTTTGCCGCAATGTCTGACCCAACAGTGAATGAAATCCCTGTTGCCGATATTGCGAACCGTCTGGCCGCATTTATCGCGTTGGTCGAGAACGCTGAGACTCGAGACCAAGATGCAGTTGCGACAGCGTATTTCGATGCTGCACGATCAGCATCCAATGATGTTGGCCCGCGAAACAAACGAATCAAAATAATCGCAGCCAAAATTCGCAATCAGGAGCCCGAGCTCGAATGA
- a CDS encoding DUF3800 domain-containing protein encodes MATEFVIYTDESVKDGAYFSNFYGGVLVRSHDLLSVSGRLAACKAEQNLHGELKWTKVTENYLDKYASVMDAFFDLIAADLAKVRIMFTNNTYIPQGLTSEQRQSEYHRLYYQFIKHGFGLAFSNEEHDGPKRVRLNMDQMPTSREETAKFKSFIEALSRNPEMRRANVDFDRQQIAEVNSKDHDLLQCLDVVLGAMTFRLNNLHQVKPEGQSRRGKRTIAKEKLYKHISARVRLIYSHFNIGESTGIQGDLANRWRHPYRHWKLVPRNHDRDMTRTKP; translated from the coding sequence ATGGCGACTGAGTTTGTGATCTACACCGATGAATCGGTGAAGGACGGAGCGTACTTCTCCAATTTCTACGGCGGCGTGCTGGTCAGGTCTCATGATCTGTTGAGCGTGTCCGGCCGACTCGCCGCATGCAAAGCAGAGCAGAACCTTCACGGCGAGTTGAAGTGGACCAAGGTGACCGAGAATTACCTCGATAAGTACGCGTCGGTGATGGATGCCTTCTTCGATCTGATCGCGGCGGACTTGGCGAAGGTGCGGATCATGTTCACCAACAACACCTACATTCCGCAGGGGCTGACGTCGGAACAGCGGCAGTCCGAGTATCACCGACTGTACTACCAATTCATCAAGCACGGCTTTGGACTCGCGTTCTCAAATGAGGAGCACGATGGACCGAAGCGAGTTCGGTTGAACATGGATCAGATGCCCACCAGTCGCGAAGAAACCGCCAAGTTCAAATCCTTCATCGAGGCACTGTCGCGTAACCCTGAAATGCGCCGAGCGAACGTCGACTTTGACCGGCAACAGATCGCAGAGGTGAATTCCAAGGATCACGATCTTCTGCAATGCCTGGACGTTGTCCTAGGGGCGATGACTTTCCGGTTGAATAACTTGCACCAGGTGAAACCCGAAGGGCAGAGTCGGCGAGGCAAACGCACCATCGCCAAAGAGAAGCTTTACAAACATATCTCAGCGAGGGTCCGGCTGATCTATTCGCATTTCAACATCGGAGAATCGACCGGAATCCAGGGTGACCTGGCGAACCGCTGGCGACACCCCTATCGACACTGGAAGTTGGTGCCGCGAAACCACGACCGTGACATGACACGCACCAAACCATGA
- a CDS encoding type I restriction endonuclease subunit R, with product MNSDSKEAAFQQDIIDQMVAGGWKLGDPAKYDRKLALYTDDCLEYVKTTQPKTWEKYVTLYPANAEQAFIEKLASQLSKADPQASDKSLRTYGTLGVLRHELRDKSASFKMCQFKPEHGLNPDTQMMYQGNILRVVPELVYSPYATAAELAETGKRAKAWRIDLVLFVNGIPVATMELKSEFKQIVENAIRQYKKTRLPKDPETNKPEPLLTFKRGALVHFAVSQYEAAMTTRLDGADTKFLPFNRGANGGGAGNDVPEDIHEYATGYLWNEVLAPENLLQIIGRFIHLEIKTEEAWDGRKAKKETLIFPRYQQWDLVRKLVQTSREEGPGHKYLAQHSAGSGKSNSIAWTAHQLSSLHDSYGNKVFHSVIVVTDRTVLDDQLQDTIYQFEHADGVVGRINRDEGQGSKSEKLAAALESSQPIVIVTIQTFPHVLKAIEDNVSLKERSYAIIADEAHSSQSGRTAGKLKEVLLKEGEDDGDDESDFEDKINASVVARKPSTNLSYYAFTATPKSKTLELFGRLPKPDQPPNKRDNKPKAFHVYSMRQAIEEGYILDVLQNYTSYKVAYNLAQKVAKPDYEVDAKKAKVRVGQWVRLHDYNIAQKVKVIVEHYRQTVMGLLNGHAKAMVVTGSRKEAVRYKLEFDKYLKKKKYGQLAAMVAFSGEVEFSKDDPNCESLLGEKFTEGGMNPDLKGRDMRKAFDTKEFHVMIVAKKFQTGFDQPKLCAMYVDKKLGGLECVQTLSRLNRTYPGKKETYVLDFFNDPEDVLAAFQEYYETATLLDVSDPNKIWDLFDKLRAAGIFLWTEVNQFSEVFYTKSKSNAALSNVCRPARDRWQIRYKEAREKFECHKKLYQHAKKLGDATFIANSEGDMNEAKKEMDALGVFKSDLISFSRYYEFMSQIVDYDSTDLEKLNLFALHLAPLLREEAPKEDPIDLSSIDLTHYRLSKIKQQDLQLVKEGAEGLSVGTDIGTGKPKSKQEIFLSQLIARLNELFITDGLTDQDLINYAYTIRDKVRENERVMNQIENNSPEQALLGDFAEALDDAVMSSSEVHQNQMAQYLNNPELAARFQRVIFDLLLAKGA from the coding sequence ATGAACTCTGACTCCAAAGAAGCCGCTTTCCAGCAGGACATCATCGACCAGATGGTCGCGGGCGGTTGGAAGCTGGGCGATCCGGCAAAGTACGACCGCAAACTGGCTCTCTACACCGACGACTGCCTGGAGTACGTCAAAACGACTCAGCCCAAGACCTGGGAAAAGTACGTGACGCTTTACCCGGCCAATGCCGAGCAAGCGTTTATCGAAAAGCTCGCTTCGCAGCTCTCCAAAGCCGATCCACAGGCCAGTGACAAATCTCTGCGTACCTACGGCACTTTGGGCGTGTTGCGGCACGAACTGCGTGACAAGTCGGCTTCGTTCAAGATGTGCCAGTTCAAGCCGGAACACGGGCTGAACCCCGACACGCAGATGATGTACCAGGGCAACATCCTGCGAGTCGTCCCTGAACTCGTTTATAGCCCCTACGCCACGGCTGCCGAACTGGCGGAAACCGGTAAACGCGCCAAAGCATGGCGGATCGACCTGGTGCTTTTCGTCAACGGCATCCCCGTTGCGACGATGGAACTGAAGAGCGAGTTCAAACAGATCGTCGAGAATGCGATTCGTCAGTACAAGAAAACTCGACTGCCGAAAGATCCCGAAACGAACAAGCCTGAACCGCTGCTGACCTTCAAACGCGGTGCCCTGGTTCACTTCGCCGTCAGTCAATACGAGGCCGCGATGACGACGCGTCTGGACGGTGCCGACACGAAATTCCTCCCATTCAATCGTGGAGCCAACGGCGGTGGTGCCGGCAACGACGTTCCAGAGGATATCCATGAATACGCGACCGGCTATCTGTGGAATGAAGTGCTGGCTCCCGAGAATCTTCTCCAGATCATTGGACGCTTCATCCATCTGGAGATCAAAACCGAAGAGGCGTGGGACGGTCGCAAGGCGAAAAAGGAGACGCTGATCTTCCCTCGCTATCAACAATGGGATCTGGTCCGCAAATTGGTCCAGACGAGCCGCGAAGAGGGCCCCGGCCACAAATACCTGGCTCAACACAGCGCGGGCAGCGGCAAGTCCAACAGCATCGCTTGGACAGCTCACCAGCTGTCGTCTCTCCACGATTCGTACGGGAACAAAGTTTTCCACAGCGTCATCGTCGTCACCGACCGTACGGTGCTCGACGATCAACTGCAGGACACGATCTACCAATTCGAGCATGCCGATGGCGTGGTCGGACGAATTAACCGGGATGAAGGCCAAGGTTCCAAATCAGAGAAGCTGGCGGCCGCACTCGAAAGCAGCCAACCGATCGTGATCGTGACCATCCAAACGTTTCCGCATGTTCTGAAAGCGATCGAAGACAACGTCAGCCTGAAGGAACGCAGTTACGCGATCATCGCCGACGAAGCCCACAGTTCACAGTCAGGACGTACCGCGGGCAAGCTGAAAGAGGTTTTGCTGAAAGAAGGTGAGGACGACGGCGACGACGAGAGTGACTTCGAAGACAAAATCAACGCCAGCGTGGTGGCTCGCAAACCATCCACCAACCTCAGCTACTACGCCTTCACCGCAACACCAAAGAGCAAAACCCTGGAGCTATTCGGCAGACTCCCCAAGCCGGACCAGCCACCCAATAAACGCGATAACAAGCCAAAGGCGTTCCACGTCTACAGCATGCGTCAAGCGATCGAAGAGGGTTACATCCTCGATGTGCTGCAGAACTACACGAGCTACAAGGTCGCGTACAACCTCGCTCAGAAGGTCGCCAAGCCTGATTACGAAGTGGACGCCAAGAAGGCCAAGGTCCGCGTCGGCCAGTGGGTCCGATTGCACGATTACAACATCGCTCAAAAGGTGAAGGTGATCGTGGAGCACTACCGTCAAACCGTGATGGGGCTGCTCAATGGGCACGCCAAGGCGATGGTCGTGACGGGCTCACGCAAGGAGGCGGTTCGCTACAAACTGGAGTTCGACAAATACCTGAAAAAGAAGAAGTACGGCCAACTCGCAGCGATGGTTGCTTTTTCGGGAGAAGTGGAATTCAGCAAGGACGATCCCAATTGCGAATCACTGCTGGGCGAGAAGTTCACCGAAGGCGGCATGAACCCCGACTTGAAAGGCCGCGACATGCGGAAGGCTTTCGACACGAAAGAGTTCCACGTGATGATCGTCGCCAAGAAGTTCCAAACGGGGTTCGATCAGCCCAAACTCTGCGCAATGTACGTCGACAAGAAGCTCGGCGGTCTGGAGTGCGTGCAAACTCTCTCGCGTCTCAATCGAACCTACCCTGGAAAGAAGGAGACCTACGTCCTGGATTTCTTCAACGATCCCGAGGACGTGCTGGCTGCGTTTCAGGAGTACTACGAGACGGCAACGCTGCTCGATGTCTCCGACCCCAATAAGATCTGGGACCTGTTCGACAAGCTGCGTGCAGCCGGCATCTTCCTGTGGACGGAGGTGAACCAGTTCAGCGAGGTCTTCTACACGAAGAGCAAGAGCAACGCGGCACTCAGCAACGTTTGCCGACCGGCACGTGATCGCTGGCAAATTCGATACAAGGAAGCCAGGGAGAAATTCGAGTGCCACAAAAAGCTGTATCAACACGCCAAAAAGCTGGGCGACGCGACGTTCATTGCCAACTCCGAAGGCGACATGAACGAGGCGAAGAAGGAAATGGACGCACTCGGCGTTTTCAAATCCGATTTGATCTCGTTCAGCCGATACTACGAGTTCATGTCGCAGATCGTCGACTACGACAGCACCGACCTCGAGAAACTGAACCTTTTCGCTCTCCATCTCGCACCGTTGCTTCGCGAGGAAGCTCCCAAGGAGGATCCGATAGACCTGTCGTCGATCGATCTGACGCACTACCGCCTTTCGAAGATCAAACAGCAGGACCTGCAGCTGGTCAAGGAAGGAGCCGAGGGCCTAAGCGTCGGCACGGATATCGGCACCGGTAAACCGAAGTCGAAGCAGGAGATTTTCCTCTCCCAGTTGATCGCACGCTTGAACGAGCTGTTCATCACGGACGGGCTGACGGACCAAGACCTGATCAACTACGCGTACACAATCCGCGACAAGGTGCGAGAGAATGAGCGGGTCATGAATCAGATCGAGAACAATTCACCCGAACAAGCCTTGCTGGGTGACTTCGCCGAAGCACTCGACGACGCGGTGATGAGCAGTAGCGAGGTACACCAAAACCAAATGGCCCAGTACCTCAACAACCCAGAACTAGCCGCCAGATTCCAGCGAGTGATCTTCGATTTGCTGCTGGCGAAGGGGGCCTAG
- a CDS encoding alpha/beta hydrolase → MGTEEFFAFARSWMQRSEGNHCNLLFIHGFQNSFNDAAIRAGQLGVDLKIPGSTFFYSWPSAESPMGYSADEATIETSVSYCHDFVFEILSKFPDVPLHVVAHSMGNRLAVNLFEKLATAAELPGELGQLIFAAADIDVDRFKQATPTFRGIPKRMTSYVSRGDLAVHLSERLHDFPRLGLAPPVTRVEGVDTILVEGFPVSELLGHGYFADSAPVLYDMFNLIRHGSDPDNRPLIKRETDSHAAIPFWSLPLS, encoded by the coding sequence ATGGGAACTGAAGAGTTCTTCGCGTTTGCTCGATCATGGATGCAGCGTTCCGAGGGGAATCACTGCAATCTCCTGTTTATTCATGGGTTCCAGAATTCGTTTAACGATGCCGCGATTCGCGCCGGACAACTCGGTGTCGATTTGAAGATCCCAGGTTCAACATTTTTCTATAGCTGGCCGTCGGCCGAATCTCCAATGGGGTACTCGGCGGACGAAGCAACGATCGAAACTAGCGTGAGCTATTGCCACGATTTCGTGTTCGAGATTTTGAGCAAGTTTCCAGACGTCCCTTTGCACGTTGTCGCCCACAGCATGGGAAACCGGCTCGCGGTCAATCTCTTTGAGAAGCTCGCAACTGCAGCAGAGCTTCCTGGTGAGCTTGGGCAATTGATTTTCGCTGCAGCAGATATCGATGTGGATCGCTTCAAGCAAGCAACGCCGACATTCCGTGGGATCCCAAAACGAATGACTTCTTACGTTTCGCGAGGTGACTTGGCTGTCCATTTGTCCGAGCGACTACACGATTTCCCTCGGCTTGGCTTGGCTCCACCTGTAACGCGAGTAGAGGGCGTGGACACGATTTTGGTTGAGGGCTTTCCGGTTTCCGAACTTCTCGGACATGGCTATTTCGCCGATTCCGCACCAGTCCTTTACGACATGTTCAATCTCATTCGTCATGGAAGCGATCCGGATAACCGCCCGTTGATAAAGCGGGAGACGGACTCGCACGCAGCGATACCATTCTGGTCGTTACCGTTGTCTTAG